One region of Gossypium raimondii isolate GPD5lz chromosome 6, ASM2569854v1, whole genome shotgun sequence genomic DNA includes:
- the LOC105773834 gene encoding uncharacterized protein At5g65660, with translation MENEESSSSRPSIGFPLGLALLLILLFCISAVLLCYLNWQKLRALILRSSDQDQDDIESDIGRSPDLEVSSPVMKPKGKIVGHSMPVLMPGDKVPRFMAMASPCEPPRTETITITVPKPPALSVPFYYS, from the exons ATGGAGAATGAAGAATCATCGTCAAGTAGACCATCAATAGGGTTTCCTCTGGGTTTAGCCCTTCTTTTGATCTTATTATTCTGCATAAGTGCTGTCCTTCTTTGTTACCTAAACTGGCAGAAGCTTCGTGCCCTTATCCTCCGATCGTCTGATCAAGATCAGGACGATATCGAATCGGATATCGGTCGTTCACCGGACCTCGAAGTTTCATCTCCTGTCATG AAgccaaaaggtaaaattgtaggGCACAGTATGCCGGTTTTGATGCCAGGAGATAAGGTACCAAGGTTCATGGCAATGGCTTCTCCATGTGAGCCACCAAGAACGGAGACGATAACCATAACGGTACCAAAACCTCCGGCTCTTTCGGTGCCGTTTTATTACTCGTGA
- the LOC105773011 gene encoding auxin-responsive protein IAA9, translated as MSPPLLGVEEEGIQSNVTLLGSSGSMESVCQNSAELKERNYMGLSDCSSVDSSVFSPPSEERKASLNLKATELRLGLPGLQSPERNPELCLLSSSQLDEKPFFPLHPSSDGHCFASQKNVVSGNKRGFSDAMDGFSEGKFLSDSKVDVMLSPRPSSNFGAQPMKAKEITSQNVVHDRPHAADKTRPNPNASANNNSGAPANKAQVVGWPPIRSFRKNSLASASKNTDEVDGKAGPGALFVKVSMDGAPYLRKVDLKNYTKYQELSSALEKMFSCFTIGQYGSHGTSGRELLSESKLKDLLHGSEYVLTYEDKDGDWMLVGDVPWEMFTDTCKRLRIMKSSDAIGLAPRAMEKCRNRN; from the exons ATGTCTCCGCCGCTGCTTGGCGTGGAGGAGGAAGGGATTCAGAGCAATGTTACTTTACTCGGTTCTTCAGGCTCAATGGAAAGTGTGTGCCAGAATAGTGCTGAATTGAAGGAACGGAACTACATGGGCTTGTCTGATTGTTCTTCAGTGGATAGCTCTGTTTTTTCCCCTCCGTCCGAGGAAAGAAAGGCTAGTTTGAATCTAAAGGCGACTGAGCTTAGGCTCGGACTTCCTGGATTGCAGTCGCCTGAAAGAAATCCAGAGCTTTGCTTGTTAAGTTCTTCTCAGCTTGATGAGAAGCCGTTTTTCCCTTTGCATCCTTCAAGTGATGGTCACTGCTTTGCATCACAGAAGAATGTTGTTTCAGGGAATAAAAGAGGGTTCTCTGATGCAATGGATGGGTTCTCAGAG GGCAAGTTTCTTTCTGATTCAAAAGTTGATGTTATGCTGTCACCTAGGCCTTCTTCAAACTTCGGGGCTCAACCAATGAAAGCTAAAGAAATCACGAGCCAAAACGTGGTGCATGACAGGCCTCATGCTGCTGACAAGACCAGGCCTAATCCCAATGCATCTGCAAACAATAACAGTGGAGCACCTGCTAACAA GGCACAGGTTGTAGGTTGGCCACCTATCAGATCATTTAGGAAGAACTCATTGGCCTCGGCTTCGAAGAACACTGATGAAGTCGATGGGAAGGCAGGGCCTGGTGCTTTGTTTGTGAAGGTTAGCATGGATGGTGCTCCGTATTTGAGGAAAGTAGACTTGAAAAACTACACTAAATATCAGGAGCTGTCTTCTGCACTTGAGAAGATGTTCAGCTGTTTTACCATAG GTCAGTATGGATCTCATGGAACCTCGGGCAGGGAGCTGCTGAGCGAAAGCAAGCTCAAGGATCTACTTCATGGATCAGAATATGTTCTTACTTACGAGGATAAAGATGGTGACTGGATGCTTGTGGGTGATGTTCCATGGGA GATGTTCACTGACACCTGCAAAAGGTTGAGGATCATGAAAAGCTCTGATGCCATTGGACTCG CTCCGAGGGCCATGGAAAAATGCAGGAACCGGAACTAG